In the genome of Dermacentor silvarum isolate Dsil-2018 chromosome 1, BIME_Dsil_1.4, whole genome shotgun sequence, one region contains:
- the LOC125944139 gene encoding uncharacterized protein K02A2.6-like — protein MVAMKKGARSYVWWTGIDTVIKEMVRQCCECRSTQKSPPKAPIPTWDRPQTPWHTVHVEFTGTLVGPTYLVVVYAHKKWVEVRHVMQATSAVVIDVLRSLFAMFGIPRKVVSDNGKAFISTEIKQFYTENGIQAITSPAYHPATNGQAERYVAELKRALLRDTDKSIQC, from the coding sequence ATGGTAGCCATGAAAAAGGGTGCAAGGAGCTACGTATGGTGGACCGGAATCGACACCGTGATCAAAGAAATGGTGCGACAGTGCTGTGAGTGCCGTTCAACGCAGAAGAGCCCACCCAAAGCTCCTATTCCCACCTGGGACCGTCCCCAGACACCCTGGCACACGGTGCACGTTGAATTCACAGGGACACTAGTCGGGCCCACCTACTTGGTTGTTGTGTACGCACACAAAAAGTGGGTGGAAGTTCGGCACGTGATGCAAGCAACATCTGCGGTTGTCATCGATGTGCTTCGAAGCCTCTTTGCAATGTTTGGCATTCCCCGAAAGGTGGTCTCTGACAATGGAAAAGCCTTTATTTCCACCGAGATAAAGCAGTTCTACACAGAAAATGGCATTCAGGCTATAACATCACCAGCGTACCACCCTGCAACAAACGGCCAGGCAGAACGCTATGTGGCAGAGCTGAAGAGAGCACTCCTGAGGGATACAGACAAGTCCATACAGTGCTGA